A stretch of Miscanthus floridulus cultivar M001 chromosome 13, ASM1932011v1, whole genome shotgun sequence DNA encodes these proteins:
- the LOC136501261 gene encoding uncharacterized protein — MAKEQSAPLVAKIKELEEERDSFRLRAQEATASAKATAGQLGAEQSEHQATKVALAEATKAAEASRVEVSAWKGKAEDLEKEASQAAEASVAAQAALDVEVREHEALRSAVRSACEALDVEEVQSASSLGSRLIALSGHVRERLRGALHTGVKRALAVVSSHYAINLEAVSDGYVLPEDDEEADAEVVRLLEAAEAPGTALAKLFEEEVVPPAPAADP; from the exons atggctaaggagcagtccgcccctctggtggccaagatcaaggaactggaggaggagcgagactccttcaggcttcgggcccaagaagcgacggcctctgcgaaggctacagccgggcagctgggtgcggagcagagcgagcatcaggcgacaaaagtcgccctggcagaggctaccaaggcggccgaggcctctcgggtcgaggtctcagcctggaagggcaaggccgagg atctggagaaagaggcctcccaggcggctgaggcctccgtcgcggcgcaagcagcgctggatgtcgaggtccgggagcacgaggcgctgcgcagcgctgtccggtctgcctgcgaggctctggacgtcgaggaggtccaatcagctagctcccttgggagccgcctcatcgcgttgagcggccacgtccgcgagagactccgaggggcgttgcacacgggtgtcaagcgcgccctggccgtcgtctcctcgcactacgccatcaacctcgaggctgtcagcgacggctacgtgttgccagaagatgacgaggaggctgatgcagaggtcgtgaggctgttggaggcggccgaggcacctggcaccgcgttggccaagctgttcgaagaagaggtggtccctcccgcgccagccgccgatccttga
- the LOC136499750 gene encoding uncharacterized protein has product MVPGAPARSLTPLGGGGGVPGPVVARPGAEAGTPEARVSEERAVGPMGSTVEVERVTVGATPLSPRRVEEVPGSDGDQLALVDTEAALLPPPPPLQRRRTVSKRLHPRSRQTLLVGDPPLAPRKALKVNVSSSAHQAAEAQAGVRRGAASGEAVSEEAAAQEQGAEAAAERVEEEAAQEQGAEAAAKEAGASAIAEATEGEAGAPKTSDVRAVDAEAIKVEMAEARALGSVETEAMEVETGQILAPPLVQTISSDDSSRGKEAADVRGGQCRGASKSQIPAEGRARDPIPWEIGVPAK; this is encoded by the exons atggttcccggggcgccggcaaggagcctgacgcccctaggaggaggaggaggtgtcccggggccagtggtggcccgtcccggcgccgaggccggcacacccgaggcgcgggtgtcggaggagcgtgccgtcggcccgatgggttcgacggtggaggttgagcgggtgacggtgggggcgaccccattatctccgcgaagggtcgaggaggtgccggggtccgacggggaccagctggcgctggtggacaccgaggccgcgctgctgccaccaccgccgccgttgcagaggaggcggacggtgtcgaagcggttgcatccccgttcgcg ccagacgcttctggtgggagaccctcccttggcgccccgtaaggcgctcaaggtgaacgttagctcttccgcccatcaggcagcggaggcgcaggcaggcgtgcgacgcggcgcggcgtcgggtgaggccgtttcggaggaggcggctgcccaggaacagggggccgaggcggccgcggagcgagtggaggaggaggctgcccaggaacagggggccgaggcggccgcgaaggaggctggggcgtctgctattgccgaggccactgagggcgaggccggagcccccaagacctccgacgtcagggcggtggacgccgaggccatcaaggtagagatggcggaggccagagccctcgggtccgtcgagaccgaggcgatggaggtggagacggggcaaattttggcgccgcccctggttcagacaatctcgtctgatgattcctcccgagggaaggaggcggcggacgtccgAGGCGGCCAGTGCCGCGGAGCAAGCAAGTCCCAGATccctgccgagggga gagctcgagacccgatcccttgggaaatcggtgttcctgcgaaatga